A region of Arabidopsis thaliana chromosome 5, partial sequence DNA encodes the following proteins:
- a CDS encoding Galactose oxidase/kelch repeat superfamily protein (Galactose oxidase/kelch repeat superfamily protein; CONTAINS InterPro DOMAIN/s: F-box domain, cyclin-like (InterPro:IPR001810), Galactose oxidase/kelch, beta-propeller (InterPro:IPR011043), Kelch repeat type 2 (InterPro:IPR011498), Kelch-type beta propeller (InterPro:IPR015915); BEST Arabidopsis thaliana protein match is: Galactose oxidase/kelch repeat superfamily protein (TAIR:AT5G49000.1); Has 1807 Blast hits to 1807 proteins in 277 species: Archae - 0; Bacteria - 0; Metazoa - 736; Fungi - 347; Plants - 385; Viruses - 0; Other Eukaryotes - 339 (source: NCBI BLink).), whose amino-acid sequence MQSQTNPNPSLPDDLILSCVARVSRLYYPALSLVSKSFRSLIASPELYKTRSLLDRTESCLYILYCTSNTWHEGPRLRVKLMSCTACVLDEKIYVSGRCKDGDSMTFQVFDTNTQTWDPLSVPCSETKHDFHYKIVRFDGKLHLVSYKGVDAYNSKEGRWDLVTPSIEHNKYLYDCYRNIGNVWYTIVKGDISTSVWWYHSEEREWRDLKGMVGLPKFPIDACLRMVDYGGKMAVLWDDYLPGRRKKMIWCAEIALERRGSLEIWGKVEWFAHVLTVPRQYEFVKVLAATL is encoded by the exons ATGCAGTCGCAAACGAACCCTAATCCGTCACTTCCCGATGATTTGATATTGAGCTGCGTCGCACGGGTCTCAAGATTGTATTATCCGGCTCTCTCCCTCGTCTCCAAGAGCTTTCGATCTCTCATAGCTTCACCGGAGCTTTACAAGACCCGATCACTCTTGGACCGCACGGAGAGTTGTCTCTAT ATTCTGTATTGCACGTCTAACACGTGGCACGAGGGCCCTAGGTTGCGGGTGAAGCTAATGTCATGTACTGCTTGCGTTCTTGATGAAAAGATATATGTATCAGGAAGATGCAAAGATGGCGACTCCATGACGTTCCAAGTGTTTGACACAAATACACAAACTTGGGATCCTTTGTCTGTCCCTTGCAGCGAGACAAAACACGACTTTCACTACAAAATCGTAAGGTTTGACGGAAAATTGCACCTGGTGAGCTACAAAGGTGTGGATGCTTACAATTCCAAGGAAGGTAGATGGGACCTGGTTACACCAAGCATAGAACATAATAAGTATTTATATGATTGTTATCGCAATATAGGGAATGTTTGGTACACTATTGTAAAAGGAGATATCTCAACGTCCGTATGGTGGTATCACAGTGAGGAAAGAGAGTGGAGAGACTTGAAGGGTATGGTAGGATTACCTAAGTTCCCTATTGATGCTTGTCTTAGAATGGTTGATTATGGTGGGAAGATGGCAGTTTTGTGGGACGACTATTTGCCTGGGCGCcgaaagaagatgatttggtgTGCGGAGATTGCGCTTGAAAGACGCGGAAGTTTGGAAATATGGGGAAAAGTTGAATGGTTTGCTCATGTGCTTACAGTCCCTAGACAATATGAATTCGTCAAGGTTCTTGCTGCTACTCTTTGA
- the APE1 gene encoding acclimation of photosynthesis to environment (ACCLIMATION OF PHOTOSYNTHESIS TO ENVIRONMENT (APE1); FUNCTIONS IN: molecular_function unknown; INVOLVED IN: biological_process unknown; LOCATED IN: chloroplast thylakoid membrane, chloroplast, membrane; EXPRESSED IN: 23 plant structures; EXPRESSED DURING: 13 growth stages; CONTAINS InterPro DOMAIN/s: Protein of unknown function DUF2854 (InterPro:IPR021275); Has 267 Blast hits to 267 proteins in 85 species: Archae - 0; Bacteria - 122; Metazoa - 0; Fungi - 0; Plants - 48; Viruses - 0; Other Eukaryotes - 97 (source: NCBI BLink).), whose protein sequence is MGSITVAPGTTVLFSSRRLDLCGRRHENLSVVSSSQPSLMPKQRWLYIPETRLKREVLKLDVVGRAADSTSSSPSVASGDRTLIPDDEFTLAKISFGVIGLGLGVSLLSYGFGAYFTILPGTEWSAIMLTYGFPLSIIGMALKYAELKPVPCLSYSDAVKLRESCATPILTQVRNDVTRYRYGDEQHLEEALKRIFQYGLGGGIPRRSAPILQLIREEVLTDGRYCVVLVFEAKALTLSDFEKRQAKFTSFFGPNITAEVGKGESENLYEVRLISNLSTNSVSSTS, encoded by the exons atggGATCTATAACGGTAGCTCCGGGAACCACCGTCTTATTCTCCAGTCGGCGGCTAGATCTTTGCGGTCGTCGCCATGAGAATCTATCCGTCGTTTCGTCCTCACAACCGTCTCTGATGCCAAAGCAGAGATGGCTTTATATTCCCGAGACGAGGTTGAAAAGAGAGGTTTTAAAGCTCGATGTCGTCGGAAGAGCTGCTGATTCCACGAGCTCTTCTCCATCAGTAGCTTCCGGTGATAGAACCTTAATTCCTGATGATGAATTCACTTTAGCCAAG ATTTCATTTGGTGTTATTGGGCTAGGTCTCGGGGTTTCGCTACTCTC GTATGGTTTTGGGGCCTATTTTACTATCCTTCCTGGAACTGAGTGGTCTGCTATAATGCTAACATATGGATTTCCCCTTTCTATTATCGGAATGGCTCTTAAG TACGCAGAACTCAAACCAGTTCCTTGCTTGAGCTATTCGGATGCGGTGAAGCTTAGAGAAAGCTGTGCTACTCCTATTTTAACGCAG gTTAGAAATGATGTCACGAGATACCGTTATGGAGATGAACAACATTTGGAAGAAGCACTAAAACGAATCTTTCAATATGGGCTG GGAGGAGGAATCCCGAGACGTAGTGCACCTATCTTACAGCTGATAAGGGAAGAG GTCCTGACCGATGGTCGGTACTGTGTGGTCCTTGTATTTGAGGCCAAAGCTCTGACGTTGtcagattttgaaaaaagacAG gCGAAATTCACTTCCTTCTTTGGACCAAACATCACGGCAGAAGTCG GTAAAGGAGAAAGTGAGAATCTCTATGAAGTAAGACTGATTTCCAACCTCTCCACCAACTCTGTATCTTCTACCTCTTGA
- a CDS encoding Galactose oxidase/kelch repeat superfamily protein (Galactose oxidase/kelch repeat superfamily protein; FUNCTIONS IN: molecular_function unknown; INVOLVED IN: biological_process unknown; LOCATED IN: chloroplast; CONTAINS InterPro DOMAIN/s: F-box domain, cyclin-like (InterPro:IPR001810), Galactose oxidase/kelch, beta-propeller (InterPro:IPR011043), Kelch repeat type 1 (InterPro:IPR006652), Kelch related (InterPro:IPR013089), Kelch-type beta propeller (InterPro:IPR015915); BEST Arabidopsis thaliana protein match is: Galactose oxidase/kelch repeat superfamily protein (TAIR:AT5G51250.1); Has 1807 Blast hits to 1807 proteins in 277 species: Archae - 0; Bacteria - 0; Metazoa - 736; Fungi - 347; Plants - 385; Viruses - 0; Other Eukaryotes - 339 (source: NCBI BLink).) has translation MSSPEKFSPAPESNSNPSLPDALIISCIARVSRLYYPILSFVSKSFRSLLASPELYKERSLLNRTEGCLYVCLYLNPFESPSWFTLCLKPDQALSSETSNKKKSSGYVLATVSIPHPRLVQRSSLVAVGSNIYNIGRSISPYSSVSIFDCRSHTWREAPSLPVELVEVSAGVLDGKIYVAGSCKDGDSLNLKNTFEVFDTKTQVWDHVPIPYNETKHNIYSKSLCIDEKWYVGAKRKVVSYNPKKGIWDLVESEMCSYKSSYDYCEIENVLYSVEKTWRGTVFRWYDTELGRWRKLEGLNMPYSGTGDRGGKKMIWCAVITLERRKNSGIWGNVEWFAHVLTVPKTFVFQKFLAATV, from the exons ATGTCGTCCCCGGAAAAGTTTTCGCCAGCGCCGGAATCGAACTCAAATCCGTCACTTCCCGATGCTTTGATAATAAGCTGCATCGCACGAGTCTCAAGATTGTATTATCCGATTCTCTCCTTTGTCTCCAAGAGCTTTCGATCTCTCCTAGCTTCACCGGAGCTTTACAAGGAACGGTCACTCTTGAACCGCACCGAGGGTTGTCTATATGTATGCTTATACTTAAATCCTTTTGAGAGCCCTAGCTGGTTTACTCTCTGCTTGAAACCTGATCAAGCCCTATCTTCTGAAACAAGTAATAAGAAGAAGTCAAGTGGGTATGTTTTGGCTACAGTATCAATTCCACATCCTCGTCTTGTGCAACGTTCCAGTCTCGTGGCGGTTGGTTCTAATATCTACAACATTGGCAGATCCATATCACCTTACTCTAGTGTCTCGATTTTTGATTGCCGGTCTCACACGTGGCGCGAGGCTCCAAGCTTGCCAGTGGAGCTAGTTGAAGTTTCTGCTGGCGTCCTTGACGGAAAGATATATGTAGCCGGAAGTTGCAAAGATGGAGATTCTCTTAACTTGAAGAACACTTTCGAGGTGTTCGacacaaaaacacaagtttGGGATCATGTACCTATCCCTTACaacgaaacaaaacacaacatttACTCCAAAAGCTTATGTATTGACGAAAAGTGGTATGTAGGGGCTAAGAGAAAGGTGGTTTCTTACAATCCCAAGAAAGGTATATGGGACCTTGTTGAATCAGAGATGTGTAGTTATAAGTCTTCATATGATTATTGTGAGATAGAGAACGTTTTGTACTCTGTCGAAAAAACATGGCGTGGCACTGTTTTCAGATGGTATGACACTGAGCTAGGACGGTGGAGAAAGTTGGAGGGTTTG AATATGCCTTATAGTGGGACTGGTGACAGAGGCGGtaagaagatgatttggtgTGCGGTGATTACGCTTGAAAGGCGCAAAAATAGTGGAATTTGGGGAAACGTTGAGTGGTTTGCTCATGTGCTTACAGTTcctaaaacatttgttttccaaaagttTCTTGCTGCTACTGTCTAA